A single window of Sphingobacteriales bacterium DNA harbors:
- a CDS encoding amino acid adenylation domain-containing protein, with protein MREYQSVEYNPFAGEDLPLWCPLTESQKEIWYSTLLGNDANCAYNECIGLDLYGELNVSFFEKAVRKTFLRHDSLRAFFDVDGEKMFFSSDSEIKINYIDFSGTDEEQQQIASKDLLNERVLTPFELSQYPLFRIDLITFSPRHHLFILTIHHIICDGWSLGVIVKELSQFYTAMVKEQNLKLLPASQFYTFSHETEVFYDSHEFQQVENFWLRQFEHHIPILDLPVEFPRPTIRTFKGNRVDILVPDKINLLLKNTAIRYNVTYVNLMLALFEAFLSRITGQQEILVGLPAASQAVLGKYDLVGHCVNLLPVLSKTDDQSFENFLAKRKKYLIEALDNQRITFGRLLKKLKIERDFSRVPFIPAVFNVDMGIDEGVYFEGITHKLVSNPRKAENFELFLNITGSENEVILEFSYNISLFSEERIRQMAEEFLVFCRSACENPSAMIHELDILPEWEKKLVTEEWCCRYTDYPRDKTVHQLFEEIAAQYPDKIALVEEGKVLTYRELNEKSNQVAHFLISLGIRPASQIAVCLHSSFDLIISVLAVLKTGSSYVPVPTDYPEFRLKHILKETQLNIFIKTKAFQPEILKNIDYLEINTDELPDLTPFPVTAVSAEADPLSQAYIMFTSGSTGEPKGVCIPHRAIVRLVKNTDYIEFTDDLVFLQASNIGFDASTFEIWGSLLNGCTLVLMPPAKKSLSELADAIVKNRVNILWLTSGLFSLMVDHEIDSLTGLKYLLAGGDVLSVPHVLKALGILGPGKIINGYGPTENTTFTTTFQVNEASQIVNSVPIGKPVCNSGVYILDNHLHPVPVGVKGELYTGGDGLALCYLNNPELTAKKFIPNPFSADQNDRLYKTGDIVRWRSDGNIEFISRYDEQVKIRGFRVEPNEIEKNILQFQEVLSCAVVVKGEDAINKKLIAYVVFKNNQANENDLREYLATRLPDYMIPSLFVRLDKLPLNEQGKVDKNSLLAEKIVVQEKGKPIAPVSKIEKKISEIWMNHLGINEISITDNFFHLGGNSLVAVQILAEIEKHFFIKLPLAVFFENSTIRSLAKVVASKAEAVSWQPLVPLNAKGTKTPLFLVHGAGMNVVLFEALGKNLSSDQPVYALQAKGLDGKSEPPESIQDMASYYISQIIQVCPEGPYSIAGYSLGGYIAYEMAQQLTRMEKEVRFLGVFDTDSYINGFYFIPENAGFLEKMILFLFHHFCRIIFLSGVFFRQPLHFLAEKKRVLAMKLKQKRYARLKQSNVSQVFENPMEKIEQAGIHALSKYEIQEYQGDLYLFKAKNQTYYIADSKYYGWKRYVKGNVYSITIPGDHADMFSPPNDAYFASVLQDCLNQVNKKKHG; from the coding sequence TTGAGGGAATATCAGTCAGTTGAATACAATCCATTTGCAGGAGAGGATTTGCCTTTGTGGTGTCCTTTGACGGAATCGCAGAAAGAAATATGGTATTCAACCCTACTTGGAAACGATGCCAATTGTGCCTATAATGAATGTATTGGTCTGGATTTATATGGAGAGCTGAATGTCTCTTTTTTTGAAAAAGCTGTCAGAAAAACTTTTCTCCGGCATGATTCATTAAGGGCTTTTTTTGATGTTGACGGAGAAAAAATGTTTTTTTCATCTGATAGTGAAATAAAAATAAATTACATTGATTTTTCGGGAACAGATGAAGAACAACAGCAAATTGCTTCAAAAGATTTACTGAATGAAAGGGTTTTAACTCCGTTTGAACTTTCCCAGTATCCGCTTTTCCGCATTGATTTAATTACCTTTAGCCCCCGGCATCACTTGTTTATCCTGACTATTCACCATATCATTTGTGATGGATGGTCGCTTGGAGTAATCGTTAAAGAATTATCGCAGTTCTATACGGCCATGGTAAAGGAGCAGAATTTGAAATTGCTTCCTGCTTCGCAATTTTATACATTTTCCCATGAAACTGAAGTTTTTTATGATTCACATGAATTTCAGCAAGTTGAAAACTTTTGGTTGAGACAATTTGAGCACCATATCCCCATATTAGATCTACCTGTTGAATTCCCCCGGCCAACCATCAGAACTTTTAAAGGGAACAGGGTGGATATTCTTGTTCCTGATAAAATTAATTTGTTACTGAAAAATACTGCTATCAGGTATAATGTAACTTATGTGAACCTGATGCTGGCACTTTTTGAAGCATTTTTGTCGAGAATAACCGGACAACAGGAAATACTGGTCGGCCTTCCGGCTGCTTCCCAGGCTGTTTTGGGAAAATACGATCTTGTCGGACATTGTGTGAATTTATTGCCTGTTTTAAGTAAAACAGATGACCAAAGTTTTGAAAATTTTCTGGCTAAACGTAAAAAGTATTTAATTGAAGCACTTGATAACCAGCGCATTACATTTGGCAGGCTACTGAAAAAACTTAAAATTGAACGTGATTTTTCCAGGGTGCCTTTTATTCCTGCAGTATTTAATGTGGATATGGGCATTGATGAAGGAGTTTATTTTGAAGGCATCACTCATAAACTGGTCTCCAACCCGAGAAAAGCAGAAAACTTCGAATTGTTTTTAAACATCACAGGATCTGAAAATGAAGTAATTCTCGAATTTTCCTATAATATTTCACTGTTCAGTGAAGAGCGCATCAGACAAATGGCCGAGGAATTTTTAGTTTTTTGCAGGTCGGCATGTGAGAATCCTTCAGCCATGATACATGAATTGGATATTTTGCCGGAATGGGAAAAAAAACTGGTAACAGAAGAGTGGTGTTGCCGGTATACTGACTATCCGAGGGATAAAACCGTGCATCAGCTATTTGAAGAAATTGCGGCTCAGTATCCTGATAAAATTGCTTTGGTTGAAGAAGGGAAGGTGCTCACATACAGGGAGTTAAATGAGAAATCCAACCAAGTGGCTCATTTTTTAATCAGCCTTGGAATCAGGCCTGCTTCCCAGATTGCTGTTTGCCTTCATTCATCGTTTGATCTAATTATTTCTGTTTTGGCTGTATTAAAAACGGGTAGTTCCTATGTTCCGGTTCCTACCGATTATCCGGAATTCAGGCTTAAACATATTCTGAAAGAAACCCAACTTAACATTTTTATTAAAACAAAAGCATTTCAGCCGGAAATACTTAAAAACATTGATTATCTGGAAATCAATACAGACGAACTACCTGATCTGACACCATTTCCGGTGACAGCTGTTTCTGCAGAAGCAGATCCGCTTAGCCAGGCTTATATCATGTTTACTTCAGGATCAACCGGAGAACCAAAAGGAGTTTGTATTCCACACAGGGCAATCGTCAGATTGGTTAAAAACACTGATTATATTGAATTTACTGATGATCTTGTATTTCTGCAGGCCTCAAATATCGGATTTGATGCTTCAACTTTTGAAATCTGGGGTAGCCTGCTCAACGGATGCACCCTTGTTTTGATGCCGCCAGCTAAAAAGAGCCTCTCAGAACTTGCAGACGCTATTGTGAAAAATCGGGTGAATATTCTATGGCTTACTTCCGGCTTATTTTCGCTGATGGTTGACCATGAAATTGATTCACTCACAGGGCTGAAATATCTGCTTGCCGGAGGAGATGTACTTTCTGTCCCTCACGTGCTGAAAGCACTGGGAATACTTGGACCGGGTAAAATAATCAATGGATACGGACCAACGGAAAACACGACCTTTACAACTACCTTTCAGGTTAATGAAGCCAGTCAGATTGTGAACAGTGTTCCTATTGGTAAACCTGTCTGCAACTCAGGTGTATATATTCTTGATAATCATCTACATCCTGTTCCTGTTGGTGTTAAGGGAGAGCTTTATACCGGAGGCGATGGACTTGCCTTATGCTATCTGAATAACCCTGAACTGACTGCAAAAAAGTTTATTCCTAATCCTTTCTCGGCTGATCAGAATGACAGATTGTATAAAACAGGGGACATTGTGAGATGGAGAAGTGATGGAAATATTGAATTTATCAGTCGCTATGATGAACAGGTTAAAATCAGGGGATTCAGGGTTGAACCAAATGAAATTGAAAAAAATATTCTGCAGTTTCAGGAAGTTTTATCCTGTGCCGTTGTGGTCAAAGGGGAAGATGCGATAAATAAAAAGCTTATTGCTTATGTGGTTTTTAAAAATAATCAGGCAAATGAAAATGATTTGAGGGAATATCTTGCAACCCGTTTACCCGACTACATGATCCCCTCATTGTTTGTCAGATTAGATAAGCTTCCGCTTAATGAACAGGGAAAAGTTGACAAAAACAGTCTGTTGGCTGAAAAAATTGTTGTTCAGGAAAAAGGAAAACCCATTGCACCGGTCAGTAAAATTGAGAAGAAAATCAGCGAAATCTGGATGAATCATCTGGGTATAAACGAAATCAGCATCACAGATAATTTCTTTCACTTAGGAGGCAATTCACTGGTGGCTGTACAGATTCTGGCTGAAATTGAGAAACATTTTTTCATTAAGTTACCATTAGCTGTATTTTTTGAAAATTCAACCATCCGAAGTTTAGCCAAAGTGGTTGCTTCCAAGGCAGAAGCTGTGTCGTGGCAGCCGCTGGTTCCCCTGAATGCAAAAGGAACCAAAACCCCTCTTTTTCTTGTTCATGGGGCAGGTATGAATGTCGTTCTGTTTGAAGCATTGGGCAAAAACTTATCTTCTGACCAACCTGTTTATGCACTTCAGGCGAAAGGGCTGGATGGAAAATCCGAACCTCCTGAATCTATTCAGGATATGGCCAGTTATTATATATCTCAAATCATTCAGGTTTGCCCCGAAGGCCCTTATTCTATTGCCGGATACAGTCTGGGAGGATATATTGCCTACGAAATGGCACAGCAACTTACCAGAATGGAAAAAGAGGTCAGATTTTTAGGTGTTTTTGATACAGATTCTTACATCAATGGCTTTTATTTTATTCCTGAGAATGCAGGGTTTCTGGAAAAAATGATTCTTTTTCTTTTTCATCATTTCTGCCGCATTATTTTTCTATCTGGTGTTTTCTTCAGACAACCCTTACATTTTTTAGCCGAAAAGAAGAGAGTGCTTGCCATGAAGTTAAAACAAAAAAGATATGCGAGGTTGAAGCAATCAAATGTTTCTCAGGTATTTGAAAACCCAATGGAAAAAATTGAACAGGCGGGAATTCATGCATTGTCAAAATATGAAATTCAGGAATATCAGGGCGATTTGTATCTGTTTAAGGCAAAAAACCAGACGTACTATATTGCTGACAGTAAATATTATGGCTGGAAAAGGTACGTAAAGGGGAATGTCTATTCCATAACAATTCCCGGAGACCATGCCGATATGTTTAGTCCGCCCAATGACGCTTATTTTGCTTCTGTTTTACAGGATTGCCTGAATCAGGTGAATAAAAAGAAACATGGGTGA
- a CDS encoding 4'-phosphopantetheinyl transferase superfamily protein: protein MGEKYMLQCNSIPELIFRNSSSFSQKNETSVLLFFQKEILRPDTLLFCLSDNELQRYQHYYFQKDKYNFLLGRFCVKSVVNQWYHIDLADIEIVQQDSHNKPFIDLHNHQFFFNISHTSDIVAVAVSSSDEVGIDIEAGANTKGFRLVMNSYFTENEKYVILNSASPENVFKQIWSRKEAVVKLLGGQLLDQIKSFDVSKESYIFEEKLIPLQPEIIYLHSFELGENVSGCVANTEKNKEISFYLVDNDMIRLWSERLKTRLT from the coding sequence ATGGGTGAAAAATACATGCTTCAGTGTAATTCAATACCTGAACTGATTTTCAGGAATTCTTCTTCCTTTTCACAAAAAAATGAAACCTCTGTTCTGTTGTTTTTTCAGAAAGAAATTTTAAGGCCTGATACATTATTGTTTTGCCTGAGTGATAATGAACTGCAACGCTATCAGCATTATTACTTTCAGAAAGATAAGTACAATTTCTTATTGGGTCGGTTTTGCGTGAAATCTGTTGTAAATCAATGGTATCATATTGATTTGGCGGATATTGAAATCGTACAGCAGGATTCACACAACAAACCATTCATTGACCTGCACAATCATCAGTTTTTTTTCAATATTTCACACACGTCTGATATTGTGGCTGTTGCAGTTTCTTCCTCCGATGAGGTAGGTATTGACATCGAAGCCGGTGCTAATACAAAAGGGTTTCGTCTGGTGATGAATTCATATTTCACTGAAAATGAAAAGTATGTAATTTTAAACTCTGCCAGCCCTGAAAATGTATTCAAGCAAATATGGTCAAGAAAAGAAGCTGTTGTGAAGTTGCTCGGAGGCCAACTGCTCGATCAGATAAAATCATTTGATGTGAGTAAGGAATCATACATTTTTGAAGAAAAACTAATTCCTCTTCAGCCTGAGATCATCTATCTTCATTCCTTTGAATTAGGAGAAAATGTTTCTGGTTGTGTGGCAAACACAGAAAAAAACAAGGAGATTTCGTTCTATCTTGTTGATAATGATATGATCAGATTATGGTCGGAAAGATTAAAAACCCGGCTTACCTAA